Proteins encoded in a region of the Haloglomus salinum genome:
- a CDS encoding GAF domain-containing protein: MSGTVLCVDPDDEARSATASTLEDAGLTATTCPDLATAVDRLDGTIDCVVSEFELPDGSGLDLLTVLRERVPDASFVLFTEADPDDIDSSAPDGAVIEYVPKRDPGARTRLAELVHHSVAFRTQTAYPLPDDERDRVEALEAYRPILSDVSPAFDRLATLASDLLDVPMAAIGILDEHEQEFVACYGVDFGVFPREETVCTYALLESGVSTIPDLADDPRFADNEGLDTLDLRAYASANLTTPERRVVGTFCAYDSVPREWTDQDREHLQLLAAEAMEQMDLRRRLHEHGDTGDATDRRPDAVPAGNAADRRRDPDRPGTDGDRGGGEK, from the coding sequence ATGAGTGGGACGGTTCTCTGTGTCGACCCGGACGACGAGGCGCGGTCGGCGACCGCATCCACGCTCGAAGACGCCGGGCTGACAGCGACCACCTGTCCCGACCTCGCGACCGCGGTGGACCGGCTCGACGGGACCATCGACTGCGTGGTGAGCGAGTTCGAGCTCCCCGACGGGAGCGGTCTCGACCTCCTGACCGTGCTCCGCGAGCGGGTTCCGGATGCGAGCTTCGTGCTCTTCACCGAGGCCGACCCGGACGACATCGACAGTTCGGCGCCCGACGGCGCCGTCATCGAGTACGTCCCGAAGCGGGACCCCGGCGCCCGGACACGTCTCGCCGAACTGGTCCACCACAGCGTGGCGTTCCGGACCCAGACCGCCTATCCGCTCCCCGACGACGAACGCGACCGCGTCGAGGCCCTCGAGGCCTACCGGCCGATTCTCTCCGACGTATCCCCCGCGTTCGACCGCCTCGCCACACTGGCGAGTGACCTGCTCGACGTACCGATGGCCGCGATCGGCATCCTCGACGAGCACGAGCAGGAGTTCGTCGCCTGCTACGGCGTCGACTTCGGCGTCTTCCCCCGCGAGGAGACCGTCTGCACCTACGCGTTACTTGAATCCGGCGTCAGCACCATCCCGGACCTCGCCGACGACCCCCGCTTCGCCGACAACGAGGGACTGGACACGCTCGACCTCCGGGCGTACGCCAGCGCCAACCTGACCACGCCGGAGAGACGCGTCGTGGGGACGTTCTGCGCCTACGACAGCGTCCCCCGGGAGTGGACGGACCAGGACCGCGAACACCTCCAGCTGCTGGCCGCCGAGGCGATGGAGCAGATGGACCTCCGGCGTCGGCTCCACGAGCACGGTGACACCGGCGACGCCACCGACCGGCGCCCCGACGCGGTGCCGGCCGGGAACGCGGCGGACCGCAGACGCGACCCGGACCGACCCGGGACCGACGGCGACCGCGGCGGAGGGGAGAAATGA
- a CDS encoding DUF7089 family protein, which yields MFEPRTLSDDLEAVRRAHAPAAVVLDCARDFETIEPAVAEQLGLLVDGLDPFSAPDEWLPADVPEVLSRYASDEFTVGLPGDGGVAWTRQTEPPTVFVKPRLEGSPESFVDFLVAEALVETDVAPAESFFAFFGERYPELAAATPLSSADTFQLGAALYDAYVGRLTRPVFEAWGDPEHDPHLPALHDAWADAGERLQPRLDGLPGEVARGETDFAAAAELACAAVKHGLDLPDPFAALDTAAYERNGAAFAVRWAEKTFDALATGE from the coding sequence GTGTTCGAGCCACGCACCCTCTCCGACGACCTCGAGGCGGTCCGCCGAGCGCACGCGCCGGCAGCCGTCGTGCTGGACTGCGCGCGCGACTTCGAGACCATCGAGCCGGCCGTCGCCGAGCAGCTGGGCCTCCTCGTCGACGGGCTCGACCCCTTCTCCGCGCCCGACGAGTGGCTCCCGGCGGACGTTCCCGAGGTCCTCTCGCGCTACGCGAGCGACGAGTTCACCGTCGGGCTTCCCGGCGATGGCGGGGTGGCGTGGACCCGGCAGACCGAGCCCCCGACAGTGTTCGTCAAGCCGCGACTCGAGGGGTCACCCGAGTCCTTCGTCGACTTCCTCGTCGCCGAGGCGCTCGTCGAGACCGACGTGGCGCCCGCCGAGTCCTTCTTCGCGTTCTTCGGCGAGCGCTATCCGGAGCTGGCGGCGGCGACACCCCTCTCGTCGGCCGATACCTTCCAGCTCGGCGCAGCGCTGTACGACGCGTACGTCGGCCGGCTGACCCGGCCCGTCTTCGAGGCGTGGGGCGACCCCGAGCACGACCCGCATCTCCCGGCGCTCCACGACGCCTGGGCCGACGCGGGCGAGCGCCTCCAGCCCCGGCTCGACGGCCTCCCGGGCGAGGTCGCGCGCGGGGAGACCGACTTCGCCGCGGCCGCCGAACTCGCCTGCGCCGCGGTCAAGCACGGCCTCGACCTCCCGGACCCGTTTGCCGCCCTCGATACGGCTGCGTACGAGCGCAACGGAGCCGCCTTCGCGGTTCGGTGGGCCGAGAAGACGTTCGACGCGCTCGCGACCGGGGAGTGA
- a CDS encoding RidA family protein: protein MTRERVSSGTEWEATVGYSRAIRADGRVSVAGTTATDEDGDPVAPGDAYAQTAHALGLVADALDEAGAGVEDVVRTRLFVTDIDDWEAVGRAHGEMFGEVRPATTMVEVSRLIHPDLVVEAEAEAVVTEE, encoded by the coding sequence GTGACCCGAGAACGCGTCTCGTCGGGGACGGAGTGGGAGGCGACCGTCGGCTACTCGCGGGCCATCCGGGCGGACGGGCGGGTTTCCGTAGCCGGAACGACCGCCACCGACGAGGATGGTGACCCCGTCGCGCCGGGGGACGCGTACGCCCAGACGGCCCACGCGCTGGGCCTCGTGGCCGATGCGCTCGACGAGGCTGGCGCCGGCGTCGAGGACGTGGTCCGAACGCGCCTGTTCGTGACCGACATCGACGACTGGGAGGCCGTCGGCCGCGCGCACGGAGAGATGTTCGGGGAGGTCCGACCGGCGACGACGATGGTCGAGGTCTCACGGCTGATTCACCCGGACCTCGTGGTGGAGGCCGAGGCCGAGGCCGTCGTGACGGAGGAATGA
- a CDS encoding TIGR01177 family methyltransferase: protein MYVLELGGQDDRFARREAESACSAVEPLGTGLATARGVTDRVRGLAFTQRAAELVGRTAPRIEDAVTLLDAAALAREGSVRVRARDVRGLTDVDTKQAERDLGQVLVDRGFTVDLEDPDHELRALFAAPPGHDDADDGTVTIGIDDTRDVEVVEHEGTADTSELGGLDGPGGEEPGVCALGWLTAESQRDFGDRQPTDKPFFQPGSMDPLLARALANIAGARPGRTLLDPMCGTGGLLAEGALVGADVVGIDAQYKMVRGATENLAYYLGREEDANGEGTPDGLSGAADDPGDAAVCRGDARRLPIAGEEGEGPIDAVVFDAPYGRQSWASDELSAVVGDALAEARRVARRAVVVGDRPWTDAAETAGWTVTDRFDRRVHGSLVRHVLVLTAGDEPADERDDERDSEPAG from the coding sequence GTGTACGTCCTCGAACTGGGCGGCCAGGACGACCGGTTCGCGCGCCGCGAGGCCGAGAGCGCCTGCTCCGCCGTCGAGCCGCTGGGAACGGGCCTCGCGACCGCGCGCGGCGTCACCGACCGCGTCCGTGGACTGGCGTTCACCCAGCGCGCCGCCGAACTCGTCGGGCGGACGGCCCCCCGCATCGAGGACGCCGTGACCCTGCTCGACGCCGCCGCACTCGCTCGCGAGGGCTCCGTTCGCGTCCGTGCCCGCGACGTGCGCGGACTGACCGACGTGGACACGAAGCAGGCCGAGCGCGACCTCGGGCAGGTGCTCGTCGACCGCGGCTTCACGGTCGACCTGGAGGACCCGGACCACGAACTCCGGGCCCTGTTCGCCGCCCCGCCTGGACACGACGACGCGGACGACGGCACCGTCACCATCGGCATCGACGACACACGCGACGTGGAGGTCGTCGAACACGAGGGGACGGCCGACACGAGCGAACTCGGCGGCCTCGACGGCCCCGGCGGCGAGGAGCCGGGCGTCTGCGCACTGGGCTGGCTGACCGCCGAGAGCCAGCGGGATTTCGGCGACCGCCAGCCGACCGACAAGCCGTTCTTCCAGCCCGGGAGCATGGACCCGCTCCTGGCCCGGGCGCTGGCGAACATCGCCGGCGCACGGCCCGGCCGGACACTACTGGACCCGATGTGCGGGACGGGCGGTCTGCTCGCCGAGGGCGCACTCGTCGGCGCCGACGTGGTCGGCATCGACGCCCAGTACAAGATGGTCCGGGGCGCGACCGAGAACCTCGCGTACTATCTCGGCAGGGAGGAGGACGCGAACGGGGAGGGCACACCGGACGGGCTCTCAGGTGCCGCCGACGACCCCGGTGACGCGGCCGTCTGCCGGGGCGACGCCCGGCGACTCCCCATCGCGGGCGAGGAGGGCGAGGGGCCCATCGACGCCGTCGTCTTCGACGCACCGTACGGTCGGCAGTCGTGGGCCAGCGACGAGCTCTCGGCCGTGGTCGGCGACGCGCTCGCGGAGGCCCGCCGGGTCGCCCGCCGGGCCGTCGTCGTCGGGGACCGGCCGTGGACCGACGCGGCCGAAACCGCGGGCTGGACCGTCACCGACCGCTTCGACCGGCGCGTCCACGGCTCGCTGGTCCGGCACGTCCTCGTGCTGACGGCCGGCGACGAGCCTGCCGACGAGCGAGACGACGAACGCGACAGCGAGCCCGCCGGATAG
- a CDS encoding AAA family ATPase, with amino-acid sequence MDAPLWTETHAPDLADLPQPDVRDYLTEAVNEPINLVLHGPEGVGKTAAARALAREAHADPDNDLVEINVADFFGRTKTEIKNDPRFAPFLEGRSRMSKRDMINHVLKESAAHQPVSGTYKTVLLDNAEAIREDFQQALRRVMEQYARTTQFVIATRQPSKLIPPIESRCFPVPMRSPTHDETATVLRRILDAEDVAYDDQGIDFVASYGDGDLRRAILGAQLVASKADDGDGAAVTMDTAYEALGEVGVDAHVEEMLAAAASGDFDAARSTLDDLLEDEGLSGDELLAELLRVARESNRNWDLARLHQLAGEVDMDLVEGTSDRVHLSHLLAELGRSRGSA; translated from the coding sequence ATGGACGCCCCGCTGTGGACGGAGACGCACGCGCCCGACCTCGCGGACCTCCCCCAGCCGGACGTGCGCGACTACCTGACCGAGGCCGTGAACGAGCCGATAAACCTCGTCCTCCACGGGCCGGAGGGAGTCGGCAAGACGGCTGCCGCTCGCGCGCTTGCTCGCGAGGCCCACGCGGACCCGGACAACGACCTCGTGGAGATCAACGTCGCGGACTTCTTCGGCCGGACGAAGACGGAGATCAAGAACGACCCGCGCTTCGCGCCCTTCCTGGAGGGTCGCTCCCGGATGAGCAAGCGCGACATGATAAACCACGTTCTCAAGGAGTCCGCGGCCCACCAGCCCGTCTCGGGGACGTACAAGACGGTGCTGCTCGACAACGCCGAGGCCATCCGCGAGGACTTCCAGCAGGCGTTGCGCCGCGTGATGGAGCAGTACGCTCGGACCACGCAGTTCGTCATCGCGACCCGGCAGCCCTCGAAACTGATTCCCCCTATCGAGTCGCGGTGTTTCCCGGTGCCGATGCGGTCGCCGACCCACGACGAGACGGCGACGGTCCTCCGCCGTATTCTCGACGCCGAGGACGTGGCGTACGACGACCAGGGTATCGACTTCGTGGCGAGCTACGGCGACGGTGACCTCCGGCGGGCGATTCTCGGCGCCCAGCTGGTCGCCTCGAAGGCCGACGACGGCGACGGGGCGGCCGTCACGATGGACACGGCCTACGAGGCGCTCGGCGAGGTCGGTGTGGATGCCCACGTCGAGGAGATGCTCGCCGCCGCCGCATCAGGGGATTTCGACGCCGCCCGGTCGACGCTCGACGACCTGCTCGAGGACGAGGGCCTGTCGGGCGACGAACTGCTGGCCGAACTGCTGCGCGTGGCCCGCGAGAGCAACCGCAACTGGGACCTGGCTCGGCTCCACCAGCTCGCCGGCGAGGTGGACATGGACCTCGTCGAGGGCACCTCGGACCGGGTCCACCTCTCGCATCTGCTCGCGGAACTCGGTCGCTCTCGCGGTAGTGCGTGA
- a CDS encoding DUF2073 domain-containing protein, which produces MAELTTGDDGNSPMDGVQIDLISAERMEGLRTMEKIRLILDGVRDGNIVILERGLDPDEESKLIEVTMGEIQPDGSEGNGFTGIEIETYPGGRRDTSGILGRVLGKNEESKLTVIGPANRIETLHKDENFIRTLIRRR; this is translated from the coding sequence ATGGCAGAGCTAACCACCGGTGACGACGGCAACAGCCCCATGGACGGCGTCCAGATCGATCTGATCAGCGCCGAGCGGATGGAGGGGCTCCGGACGATGGAGAAGATTCGGCTCATCCTGGATGGGGTCAGGGACGGCAACATCGTCATCCTCGAGCGCGGTCTCGACCCCGACGAGGAGTCGAAGCTCATCGAGGTGACGATGGGTGAGATCCAGCCGGACGGCAGCGAGGGGAACGGGTTCACCGGCATCGAGATCGAGACCTACCCCGGCGGCAGGCGGGACACGTCCGGAATCCTGGGCCGTGTTCTCGGCAAGAACGAGGAGTCGAAGCTGACAGTCATCGGCCCGGCGAACCGCATCGAGACACTCCACAAGGACGAGAACTTCATCCGGACGCTCATCCGGCGCCGCTGA
- a CDS encoding MATE family efflux transporter, whose translation MLTSVLSRLAELLGALGARLRAVAMRFPALLARFGLVERDRADRAFDLALPVMVTGGLRVALRVSDFVFVGLATGAVGIAALELGFQYYFVAFGISLALTSGTISVVSRLTGADEPARADLAVKQSVWLALGIALPLTAVAWFYARPLLDLLAPDAETARIGAAYLRIVMLSMAPRFWSMIAARALAGVGDTRTPMYVRLITLPTNIVLNAVLVFGLGPAPPLGVVGAAIATAVANTAGAAVFVVVFLSGRWPIRLRLGGPQFDRGLAAEIVRVATPLTGTRLARTFGRFPFLFVLGVLGTPYVAAYAVGRRVVLFAMMPAWGYATAASTLVGQAVGGGDEDTATRDGWATVRIALATQLLAAVVLAVLAVPIATLFGTEDVALTAEFVRVFALGVAGFAVSRTTRGALRGAGDTRWPFYGTLFGTYGLRLPIAFLALPVGYAVTLGPLSFAPGRGLGVVAIYAAILLDLYARAGVNAVRFATGRWKAIARTASVGAGGD comes from the coding sequence ATGCTCACGAGTGTGCTCTCCCGGCTGGCGGAACTCCTCGGGGCCCTCGGGGCACGACTCCGGGCGGTGGCGATGCGGTTCCCGGCCCTCCTCGCACGGTTCGGGCTCGTCGAGCGCGACCGTGCCGACCGCGCGTTCGACCTCGCCCTGCCGGTGATGGTGACCGGTGGGCTCCGCGTCGCGCTCCGGGTCTCGGACTTCGTCTTCGTCGGGCTCGCGACCGGTGCTGTCGGCATCGCCGCGCTCGAACTGGGGTTCCAGTACTACTTCGTCGCGTTCGGCATCTCGCTGGCGCTCACGTCGGGCACCATCAGCGTCGTCTCCAGGCTCACGGGCGCGGACGAACCCGCCAGGGCCGACCTCGCGGTGAAGCAGTCGGTCTGGTTGGCGCTCGGAATCGCCCTGCCGCTCACCGCGGTCGCCTGGTTCTACGCACGGCCGCTCCTCGACCTGCTCGCGCCCGACGCGGAGACGGCCCGAATCGGGGCGGCGTATCTCAGAATCGTGATGCTGTCGATGGCCCCCCGTTTCTGGTCGATGATTGCCGCGCGTGCTCTCGCTGGTGTCGGGGACACGCGCACGCCGATGTACGTGCGACTCATCACGCTCCCGACCAATATCGTCCTCAACGCGGTGCTCGTGTTCGGGCTCGGTCCCGCGCCGCCTCTGGGGGTGGTGGGTGCCGCCATCGCCACTGCAGTCGCCAACACCGCCGGAGCAGCCGTCTTCGTGGTCGTCTTCCTCTCCGGACGCTGGCCGATCCGCCTCCGCCTCGGCGGGCCGCAGTTTGACCGGGGACTCGCCGCGGAGATCGTCCGCGTTGCGACACCACTCACCGGAACACGACTCGCCCGTACCTTCGGCCGGTTCCCGTTCCTGTTCGTCCTCGGCGTCCTCGGGACGCCGTACGTCGCCGCGTACGCCGTCGGGCGGCGGGTCGTGCTGTTCGCGATGATGCCGGCGTGGGGGTACGCGACCGCCGCGAGTACGCTGGTCGGCCAGGCCGTCGGCGGGGGTGACGAGGATACCGCAACTCGGGACGGCTGGGCGACCGTCCGGATTGCGCTCGCCACGCAACTCCTCGCGGCGGTCGTACTCGCGGTCCTGGCTGTCCCCATCGCGACCCTGTTCGGGACCGAGGACGTCGCGCTCACTGCCGAGTTCGTCCGGGTGTTCGCCCTCGGCGTCGCGGGGTTCGCCGTCTCCCGCACCACCCGCGGCGCGCTCCGTGGGGCCGGCGACACGCGCTGGCCGTTCTACGGCACGCTGTTCGGGACATACGGGCTCCGGCTCCCTATCGCCTTCCTCGCGCTCCCGGTCGGGTACGCGGTCACGCTCGGGCCACTGTCGTTCGCGCCGGGTCGGGGACTCGGCGTCGTCGCCATCTACGCCGCCATCCTGCTCGACCTCTACGCCAGGGCCGGAGTCAACGCCGTCCGCTTCGCGACCGGGCGCTGGAAGGCCATCGCCCGGACCGCGAGTGTCGGTGCCGGTGGTGATTGA
- a CDS encoding OapC/ArvC family zinc-ribbon domain-containing protein, which yields MPHQCTTCGHVFDDGSKEMLSGCPDCGGNTFQFHPKGSDIPETPPDADPPEPEGSTAANTVGRAATKVRDFVSSDDSPEPDSTAGAPETRPTDPDRATESTGPTPGTTDDAAGTKPGSEARTTGDAAAGTDAGSAPDPNATWPSEEGQAQQSDLEPDDDGIIDADAREAARAVGEADEGGASTESGAEGGGSMGPDAASTEPGMGAADAVEGPVSGARDAGGLSDGPSGDGPDEGRVVSEPDGDQPDISELREQLNDQFESIKILEPGQYELNLMELYDREEYIIALQENGRYVIQVPEQWLGEQPGDA from the coding sequence ATGCCACACCAGTGTACCACGTGCGGGCACGTCTTCGATGACGGCTCCAAGGAGATGTTGAGCGGCTGCCCGGACTGTGGCGGCAACACCTTCCAGTTCCACCCGAAGGGTTCGGATATCCCCGAAACCCCGCCGGATGCTGACCCCCCCGAACCGGAGGGGTCGACCGCAGCCAACACGGTCGGTCGGGCCGCCACGAAGGTCCGTGATTTCGTCTCGAGCGATGACAGCCCTGAGCCGGACTCGACGGCAGGGGCTCCAGAAACCCGACCGACGGACCCGGACCGGGCCACCGAGTCGACGGGACCGACCCCGGGAACGACGGATGATGCGGCCGGAACGAAGCCCGGTAGTGAAGCCCGAACGACCGGTGATGCGGCCGCCGGGACGGACGCTGGATCCGCGCCCGACCCGAACGCCACCTGGCCGAGCGAGGAGGGCCAGGCCCAGCAGTCCGACCTCGAACCCGACGACGACGGCATCATCGACGCGGACGCCCGCGAGGCCGCTCGTGCAGTCGGGGAAGCCGACGAGGGCGGCGCCTCGACAGAATCGGGTGCCGAGGGCGGCGGCTCGATGGGCCCGGACGCCGCTTCTACCGAGCCCGGGATGGGAGCCGCCGACGCGGTCGAGGGGCCAGTGAGCGGTGCCCGCGACGCAGGAGGGCTCTCGGACGGTCCGTCGGGTGACGGTCCGGATGAGGGCCGCGTCGTCAGCGAACCGGATGGCGACCAGCCCGACATCTCCGAGCTCCGTGAACAGCTCAACGACCAGTTCGAGTCCATCAAGATTCTCGAGCCGGGTCAGTACGAGCTCAATCTGATGGAGCTGTACGACCGCGAGGAGTACATCATCGCCCTGCAGGAGAACGGCCGCTACGTCATCCAGGTCCCCGAGCAGTGGCTCGGAGAGCAGCCCGGCGACGCCTGA
- a CDS encoding Era-like GTP-binding protein has product MGLLTSIRSSISELFAADEPKRIGIYGPPNAGKTTLANRIARDWTGDAVGPESHVPHETRRARRKENVEIKRNGNSVNIDIVDTPGVTTKVDYTEFLEHDIEEDDAIRRSREATEGVAEAMHWLREDVDGVIYVLDATTDPFTQVNTMLIGIIESQDLPVLIFANKIDLEDASVQRIRNAFPQHETVPLSALEGDNMDEVYDKIAEYFR; this is encoded by the coding sequence ATGGGTCTGCTCACAAGCATCAGATCGAGCATTTCAGAGCTCTTCGCGGCCGACGAGCCGAAGCGAATCGGCATCTACGGTCCCCCCAACGCGGGGAAGACCACCCTGGCGAACCGCATCGCCCGTGATTGGACGGGTGACGCGGTGGGCCCGGAGAGCCACGTACCGCACGAGACGCGCCGGGCGCGTCGGAAAGAGAACGTCGAGATCAAGCGGAACGGGAACTCGGTGAACATCGACATCGTGGACACGCCAGGTGTGACCACCAAGGTCGACTACACCGAGTTCCTCGAGCACGACATCGAGGAGGACGACGCCATCAGGCGGTCGCGGGAGGCGACCGAGGGCGTCGCCGAAGCGATGCACTGGCTCCGGGAGGACGTCGACGGCGTCATCTACGTGCTGGACGCCACGACCGACCCGTTCACGCAGGTCAACACGATGCTGATCGGCATCATCGAGAGCCAGGACCTCCCGGTCCTGATTTTCGCCAACAAGATCGACCTGGAGGACGCCTCCGTCCAGCGTATCCGGAACGCGTTCCCCCAGCACGAGACCGTCCCGCTGTCGGCCCTCGAAGGCGACAACATGGACGAGGTCTACGACAAGATTGCGGAGTACTTCAGGTGA
- a CDS encoding Cdc6/Cdc18 family protein produces the protein MTDTDGHDDPKDRARERTEARETEDGQAASTEGAVDGEAADPATTDSTSDATTTDHTDETGAVEKGSAVVTDRPDSESSAASESSSQSTASGSTTAEASSSDGPPDSLDGSVGAPDDLSAPDGASVRGGTGSSAGASSDGAAADASTEGSDDTLGDVDLDLDEIVLDDESEDPDEASRGLFDDLLSGEPIFENKEVLRPSYTPHRLPHREEQINNMATILVTALRGDTPSNILIYGKTGTGKTASAKFVSEELESTSQKYEVPCEVEYINCEVTDTQYRVLAQLANKFIEKNEQVVEEKLADLRELADRTADEPTSEALAETEFATREALESRIEELEADLDELEPVPMTGWPTDRVYSAFFDAVDYHERVVVIMLDEIDKLVEKSGDDTLYNLSRMNSELENSRISIMGISNDLKFTDFLDPRVKSSLGEEEIVFPPYDATQLRDILQQRADVAFKPESLTEDVIPLCAAFAAQEHGDARRALDLLRTAGELAERDRTEMVNEEHVRQAQEKIELDRVVEVVRTLPTQSKLVLYATTLLEKNGVHNINTGEVFNIYKRLCQEIDADVLTQRRVTDLISELDMLGIVNAVVVSKGRYGRTKEISLSVPIEETEAVLLSDSRIGEVEDAQPLVQTRFDN, from the coding sequence ATGACCGATACAGACGGACACGACGACCCGAAGGACCGGGCACGGGAGCGGACCGAAGCGCGGGAAACGGAGGATGGACAGGCCGCCTCGACCGAAGGGGCGGTCGACGGCGAAGCCGCCGACCCTGCGACAACCGACAGCACTAGCGACGCCACGACTACCGATCACACCGACGAGACGGGCGCAGTCGAGAAGGGAAGCGCCGTCGTGACCGACCGACCGGATTCGGAGTCGTCGGCAGCCTCCGAATCGTCCTCGCAGTCGACCGCTTCCGGGTCGACCACTGCCGAAGCGTCCTCCAGCGACGGCCCGCCGGACTCCCTCGATGGCTCCGTCGGCGCACCCGACGACCTCTCCGCACCCGACGGTGCCTCCGTCCGCGGGGGCACCGGTTCGAGTGCAGGCGCGAGCTCCGACGGCGCCGCAGCCGACGCGAGCACGGAGGGCAGTGACGACACGCTCGGCGATGTGGACCTCGACCTCGACGAGATCGTTCTCGACGACGAGAGCGAGGACCCGGACGAGGCCTCGCGCGGCCTGTTCGACGACCTCCTCTCGGGCGAACCCATCTTCGAGAACAAGGAGGTCCTCCGTCCCTCCTACACACCGCACCGACTCCCACACCGCGAGGAGCAAATCAACAACATGGCGACCATCCTCGTCACCGCGCTCCGCGGGGACACGCCATCGAACATCCTCATCTACGGGAAGACGGGCACCGGAAAGACCGCGAGCGCGAAGTTCGTCAGCGAGGAACTCGAATCCACGAGTCAGAAGTACGAGGTCCCCTGCGAAGTCGAGTACATCAACTGCGAGGTGACCGACACGCAGTATCGCGTCCTCGCACAGCTCGCGAACAAGTTCATCGAGAAGAACGAGCAGGTCGTCGAGGAGAAACTCGCGGACCTGCGCGAGCTGGCCGACCGAACCGCCGACGAACCCACCTCGGAGGCCCTCGCGGAGACGGAGTTCGCGACCCGTGAGGCCCTCGAGAGCCGCATCGAGGAGCTCGAAGCGGACCTCGACGAGCTCGAACCAGTCCCGATGACGGGATGGCCGACCGACCGCGTCTACTCGGCGTTCTTCGACGCCGTCGACTACCACGAGCGCGTGGTCGTCATCATGCTGGACGAGATCGACAAACTCGTCGAGAAGTCCGGTGACGACACGCTCTACAACCTCTCTCGGATGAACTCCGAGCTGGAGAACTCCCGCATCTCCATCATGGGCATCTCGAACGACCTGAAGTTCACCGACTTCCTCGACCCCCGCGTCAAGTCGAGTCTCGGCGAGGAGGAAATCGTCTTCCCACCGTACGACGCCACCCAGCTCCGGGATATCCTCCAGCAGCGCGCGGACGTCGCGTTCAAGCCCGAATCCCTCACCGAGGATGTCATCCCGCTCTGTGCCGCCTTCGCCGCACAGGAGCACGGTGACGCGCGGCGCGCCCTCGATCTCCTCCGGACGGCGGGTGAACTCGCCGAGCGCGACCGCACGGAGATGGTCAACGAGGAGCACGTCCGCCAGGCCCAGGAGAAGATCGAACTCGACCGCGTGGTCGAGGTCGTTCGCACGCTCCCCACCCAGTCGAAACTCGTCCTCTACGCCACCACCCTGCTGGAGAAGAACGGCGTCCACAACATCAACACCGGCGAGGTGTTCAACATCTACAAGCGCCTCTGTCAGGAGATCGACGCCGACGTGCTGACCCAGCGCCGCGTCACGGATCTCATCTCCGAACTCGACATGCTGGGCATCGTGAACGCGGTCGTCGTCTCGAAGGGTCGATACGGCCGGACGAAGGAGATCTCCCTGTCGGTCCCCATCGAGGAGACCGAAGCGGTTCTCCTGTCGGACTCGCGCATCGGCGAGGTCGAGGACGCCCAGCCGCTCGTCCAGACGCGGTTCGACAACTGA
- a CDS encoding RAD55 family ATPase: protein MSSQQPTDRPDGEGDGTMDPYRFGDLPLDPIPAGRNVLVAGPPHVGAQELVLRMVAGSLADDEGAVLITTDTDSASVLDDCRRCGASPRADGLGVVDCVGTTTDGSEDIRATTVSGPDDLTGMGMRYSKLCADFDADSIGRIRMGVASVSTLLSFGDVQRTSRFVHTLAGRNASIGGFGVFLLDPETQDERTVRTIAHFCDGRIQVREAEDSGDSELRVRGVPGPREWTPFETDST, encoded by the coding sequence ATGAGCAGCCAGCAGCCGACCGACCGCCCGGACGGCGAGGGCGACGGAACGATGGACCCGTACCGCTTCGGCGACCTCCCGCTGGACCCGATTCCGGCCGGGCGGAACGTCCTCGTCGCTGGACCACCACACGTCGGCGCGCAGGAACTCGTCCTCCGGATGGTCGCCGGCTCGCTCGCCGACGACGAGGGAGCCGTCCTCATCACGACCGACACGGACAGCGCGAGCGTCCTCGATGACTGCCGCCGCTGTGGCGCCAGTCCCCGGGCGGACGGCCTCGGCGTGGTCGACTGCGTCGGAACCACGACCGACGGGAGCGAGGACATCAGGGCGACGACGGTGTCGGGCCCGGACGACCTCACCGGCATGGGGATGCGCTACTCGAAGCTCTGCGCGGACTTCGACGCCGACAGCATCGGTCGCATCCGGATGGGCGTCGCCTCCGTCTCGACGCTGCTCTCGTTCGGCGACGTCCAGCGGACCTCGCGCTTCGTCCACACGCTCGCCGGGCGGAACGCCTCTATCGGCGGTTTCGGTGTCTTCCTCCTCGACCCCGAAACCCAGGACGAACGGACCGTCCGGACCATCGCGCACTTCTGCGACGGTCGTATCCAGGTCCGCGAGGCAGAGGACAGCGGGGATAGTGAACTCCGGGTCCGGGGTGTCCCCGGTCCCCGCGAGTGGACTCCGTTCGAGACGGATTCGACCTGA